Proteins co-encoded in one Kocuria flava genomic window:
- a CDS encoding FecCD family ABC transporter permease → MTATATAPPAGSPRAPGAARRHRGAALLAAAALLLASCTASLFWGARAVDPATVASVLAALPGALLDGGAQVPAGAGIDAAVVHSRIPRTLTALLAGAALAVAGAGMQGVSRNPLGDPGLLGLTAGAAAGVVLAIGALGATATWQLTLSALLGSTVAAVLVFGVSRIGGSAPTPAGLVLSGAAVSAGFTALTTSAVLALPAVLDRFRFWSIGSVARAETTDLAGAAPLVAAGLLLVLAGSSGLNAMALGEELAHGLGVRLGLQRTLVFTGVVLLSGAATALAGPIAFVGLMVPHAVRRLLGGDYRWIVAFSAVLGPVLLLLADVVGRVVAPPQEIHVGVTTVVLGVPVLLVLLRRGRSTSL, encoded by the coding sequence GTGACCGCGACCGCCACCGCGCCCCCCGCAGGGAGCCCCCGGGCCCCCGGTGCCGCCCGCCGGCACCGGGGTGCCGCCCTGCTCGCCGCCGCGGCGCTGCTCCTGGCCTCCTGCACGGCCTCCCTGTTCTGGGGCGCCCGGGCGGTGGACCCGGCCACGGTCGCCTCCGTGCTCGCGGCCCTGCCGGGAGCCCTGCTCGACGGCGGGGCGCAGGTGCCCGCCGGCGCCGGCATCGACGCCGCGGTGGTGCACAGCCGGATCCCCCGCACCCTCACCGCCCTGCTGGCCGGGGCGGCGCTGGCCGTGGCCGGGGCCGGGATGCAGGGGGTCAGCCGCAACCCGCTGGGCGACCCGGGCCTGCTGGGGCTCACCGCGGGCGCGGCGGCCGGGGTGGTCCTGGCCATCGGCGCCCTCGGGGCCACGGCCACGTGGCAGCTGACGCTGTCCGCGCTGCTGGGCTCGACCGTGGCGGCGGTGCTCGTCTTCGGGGTCTCCCGGATCGGCGGCTCGGCCCCGACCCCGGCCGGGCTCGTCCTGTCCGGGGCCGCGGTCAGCGCCGGGTTCACCGCGCTGACCACGTCCGCGGTGCTCGCCCTGCCCGCGGTCCTGGACCGCTTCCGCTTCTGGAGCATCGGCTCGGTGGCCCGGGCCGAGACCACCGACCTCGCCGGCGCCGCCCCCCTCGTGGCGGCCGGGCTGCTCCTGGTGCTCGCCGGCTCCTCCGGGCTCAACGCCATGGCCCTGGGCGAGGAGCTCGCCCACGGCCTCGGCGTGCGCCTGGGCCTGCAGCGCACCCTCGTGTTCACGGGGGTCGTGCTGCTCTCCGGGGCGGCGACCGCCCTGGCGGGGCCGATCGCCTTCGTGGGGCTCATGGTCCCCCACGCGGTGCGCCGGCTGCTCGGCGGGGACTACCGGTGGATCGTCGCCTTCAGCGCGGTCCTCGGCCCCGTCCTGCTGCTGCTGGCCGACGTCGTCGGCCGCGTGGTCGCCCCGCCGCAGGAGATCCACGTGGGCGTGACCACCGTGGTGCTCGGGGTGCCCGTGCTGCTGGTGCTGCTGCGCCGGGGACGGAGCACGAGCCTGTGA
- a CDS encoding pyridoxal phosphate-dependent decarboxylase family protein, producing the protein MHDFLLSRSTPGQYARALHSTVDTVAVHLAGTRAPRSDAGPAELEQLVAAVDLDRPLGDLEAVLEETRALYLDHAVHFHDPGYMAHLNCPVAIPAVAAEAFTAATNTAVESWDQSTVATLVEQRLVDWTADRIGFPAADGPDGVFTSGGTQSNLQALFTAREERLSRPHPRARQDRLGRLRVLAGEHAHFSVARAAHLLGLPRDAVVALPARRDGCLDPVALERALHGAAAAGDEVMAVVATAGSTDLGLIDPLPAVADACRAHGAWLHVDAAYGGGLLVSPSHRGLLDGIERADSVTVDFHKSWFQPVAASALLLREGRHLGLSTWSAEYLNPRHAVRPNLVDKSLQTTRRFDALKLWMTLRTVGAEALGRSLDRAVDLAREAAAAVAAAPDMELLGEPALSTVLFRHRPPGTGEAEADRLVETVRTALFDTGRAVVASTVVGGRRWLKLTLLNPRTDLADVEHVLGLVREAAREAAREAAREQAPLSTAGAR; encoded by the coding sequence ATGCACGACTTCCTGCTCAGCCGGAGCACCCCCGGCCAGTACGCCCGCGCCCTGCACTCGACCGTCGACACGGTGGCCGTCCACCTCGCCGGCACCCGCGCCCCGCGCTCCGACGCCGGCCCCGCCGAGCTCGAGCAGCTCGTGGCGGCCGTGGACCTCGACCGCCCGCTCGGGGACCTCGAGGCGGTGCTCGAGGAGACCCGCGCGCTCTACCTCGACCACGCCGTGCACTTCCACGACCCCGGCTACATGGCCCACCTCAACTGCCCGGTCGCGATCCCCGCGGTGGCCGCCGAGGCCTTCACCGCCGCCACCAACACCGCCGTGGAGAGCTGGGACCAGAGCACGGTCGCGACCCTCGTGGAGCAGCGGCTCGTGGACTGGACCGCCGACCGGATCGGCTTCCCCGCCGCGGACGGGCCCGACGGGGTGTTCACCTCCGGCGGCACCCAGTCCAACCTCCAGGCCCTGTTCACCGCCCGCGAGGAGCGCCTGTCCCGCCCGCACCCGCGGGCCCGCCAGGACCGGCTGGGCCGGCTGCGGGTGCTGGCCGGGGAGCACGCGCACTTCAGCGTCGCCCGCGCCGCCCACCTGCTGGGCCTGCCCCGCGACGCCGTCGTGGCCCTGCCCGCCCGCCGGGACGGGTGCCTGGACCCCGTGGCCCTCGAGCGGGCCCTGCACGGGGCCGCCGCCGCCGGGGACGAGGTCATGGCGGTCGTGGCCACCGCCGGCAGCACCGACCTCGGGCTGATCGACCCGCTGCCCGCGGTCGCCGACGCCTGCCGGGCCCACGGCGCGTGGCTGCACGTGGACGCCGCCTACGGCGGCGGGCTGCTGGTCTCCCCGTCCCACCGGGGCCTGCTCGACGGGATCGAGCGGGCCGACTCCGTGACCGTGGACTTCCACAAGTCCTGGTTCCAGCCCGTGGCCGCCTCCGCGCTGCTGCTGCGCGAGGGCCGCCACCTGGGGCTGTCCACGTGGAGCGCGGAGTACCTCAACCCCCGCCACGCCGTGCGGCCCAACCTCGTGGACAAGTCCCTGCAGACCACCCGCCGCTTCGACGCCCTGAAGCTGTGGATGACCCTGCGCACCGTCGGCGCCGAGGCCCTCGGCCGGAGCCTGGACCGGGCCGTGGACCTCGCCCGGGAGGCCGCCGCCGCGGTCGCCGCCGCCCCGGACATGGAGCTGCTGGGTGAACCGGCGCTGTCCACCGTCCTCTTCCGCCACCGGCCCCCCGGCACCGGCGAGGCCGAGGCCGACCGGCTCGTGGAGACCGTGCGCACCGCCCTGTTCGACACCGGCCGGGCCGTGGTCGCCTCGACCGTGGTCGGCGGGCGCCGCTGGCTCAAGCTCACCCTGCTCAACCCGCGCACCGACCTCGCCGACGTCGAGCACGTGCTCGGGCTGGTCCGCGAGGCCGCCCGCGAGGCCGCCCGGGAGGCCGCCCGCGAGCAGGCGCCCCTGAGCACGGCGGGGGCCCGCTGA
- a CDS encoding iron-siderophore ABC transporter substrate-binding protein — MASSPLRARRSPRAVPAVLLTAGALLLAGCSTGPAGSGSAGGSGSAAEGATGEFPRTVEHVYGETTIEQAPERVATVSWVNHDVATALGVVPVGVPTTDFGANEAGSTDWFDAALEESGAEAPRTYSETDGINFEAIAALDPDVILGAYSGLTREDYDKLSEIAPVVAYPEDAVAYGTSWQDSTELIGQALGREERAREVVEDVEQQIAETAEQYPELEGTSFVYGTLDPSAADPIIAYTEVDNRPKLLTSLGMAQAEAVTGAAEGKEDEFYVTWSPENADDLVSDVFVSWAAGEDVREDIESDPLLSSIPAVADDALVLQTDEQEVLSVSAASPLSIPWALENVVPDIAEAARTAGGE, encoded by the coding sequence GTGGCCTCTTCCCCCCTCCGCGCCCGGCGCTCGCCGCGCGCCGTCCCCGCCGTGCTCCTCACCGCCGGCGCCCTCCTGCTCGCCGGCTGCTCGACCGGCCCCGCCGGCAGCGGGAGCGCCGGCGGCTCCGGCTCCGCCGCCGAGGGCGCGACCGGGGAGTTCCCCCGCACCGTCGAGCACGTCTACGGGGAGACCACGATCGAGCAGGCCCCCGAGCGGGTGGCCACGGTGTCCTGGGTCAACCACGACGTCGCGACCGCCCTCGGCGTGGTGCCCGTCGGCGTGCCGACCACCGACTTCGGCGCCAACGAGGCCGGGTCCACCGACTGGTTCGACGCCGCGCTCGAGGAGTCCGGGGCCGAGGCCCCCCGGACCTACTCCGAGACGGACGGGATCAATTTCGAGGCCATCGCCGCCCTCGACCCCGACGTCATCCTCGGCGCGTACTCCGGGCTGACCCGGGAGGACTACGACAAGCTCTCCGAGATCGCCCCCGTGGTCGCCTACCCCGAGGACGCGGTCGCCTACGGCACCTCCTGGCAGGACTCCACCGAGCTCATCGGCCAGGCCCTGGGCCGCGAGGAGCGGGCCCGGGAGGTCGTCGAGGACGTCGAGCAGCAGATCGCCGAGACCGCCGAGCAGTACCCCGAGCTCGAGGGCACCTCCTTCGTCTACGGCACGCTGGACCCCTCCGCGGCCGACCCGATCATCGCCTACACCGAGGTCGACAACCGCCCGAAGCTGCTCACCTCCCTGGGCATGGCCCAGGCCGAGGCCGTCACCGGGGCGGCCGAGGGCAAGGAGGACGAGTTCTACGTGACCTGGTCCCCCGAGAACGCCGACGACCTCGTCTCCGACGTCTTCGTCAGCTGGGCGGCCGGCGAGGACGTGCGCGAGGACATCGAGTCCGACCCGCTGCTGAGCAGCATCCCGGCGGTGGCGGACGACGCCCTCGTGCTGCAGACCGACGAGCAGGAGGTGCTCTCCGTCTCGGCCGCCTCGCCGCTGAGCATCCCGTGGGCGCTCGAGAACGTGGTCCCCGACATCGCCGAGGCCGCCCGCACGGCCGGCGGCGAGTGA
- a CDS encoding ABC transporter ATP-binding protein, which translates to MRRNRTHARAELRAVEDPQAGVPAFRARGLSLGYGDRAVVREVDLEVPHGCTTVLIGANGCGKTTLLKGLSRQLRPTAGTLEADGRELRSWPAREYARSVSLLPQAPVVPEGLTVAELVERGRHPHRRWWGAPSPDDDAAVDRAMALTELTALAHRPVEELSGGQRQRVWIALTLAQQARTMLLDEPTSYLDLAHQVDLLDMLSGLQRPGGTGRATVVAVLHELNLAARVADRLVAMAAGRIVAVGSPAEVLTPELLAEVFGLEADVAADPVGGRPVVLPRGRAREGSSPAAATAPVLSVRA; encoded by the coding sequence ATGAGACGGAACCGGACGCACGCCCGGGCGGAGCTGCGGGCCGTCGAGGACCCGCAGGCCGGGGTCCCGGCCTTCCGGGCGCGGGGACTGAGCCTCGGCTACGGCGACCGCGCCGTGGTGCGGGAGGTCGACCTCGAGGTCCCGCACGGGTGCACGACCGTGCTGATCGGCGCCAACGGGTGCGGCAAGACGACCCTGCTCAAGGGCCTCTCCCGCCAGCTGCGCCCCACCGCGGGGACCCTCGAGGCCGACGGCCGGGAGCTGCGCTCGTGGCCGGCCCGCGAGTACGCCCGCTCCGTGAGCCTGCTCCCCCAGGCGCCGGTGGTCCCGGAGGGGCTGACCGTCGCCGAGCTCGTCGAGCGCGGCCGCCACCCCCACCGGCGGTGGTGGGGCGCCCCCTCCCCCGACGACGACGCGGCCGTGGACCGGGCCATGGCGCTCACCGAGCTCACCGCCCTGGCCCACCGGCCGGTCGAGGAGCTCTCCGGCGGGCAGCGGCAGCGGGTGTGGATCGCGCTGACCCTGGCCCAGCAGGCCCGCACCATGCTGCTCGACGAGCCGACCTCCTACCTCGACCTCGCCCACCAGGTCGACCTGCTGGACATGCTGAGCGGGCTGCAGCGGCCCGGCGGGACCGGCCGGGCGACCGTCGTGGCCGTCCTGCACGAGCTGAACCTGGCCGCCCGCGTGGCCGACCGCCTGGTGGCCATGGCCGCCGGGCGCATCGTGGCCGTGGGCTCGCCCGCCGAGGTGCTCACCCCCGAGCTGCTGGCGGAGGTCTTCGGCCTGGAGGCCGACGTCGCCGCCGACCCCGTGGGCGGGCGCCCGGTCGTCCTGCCCCGCGGCCGCGCCCGCGAGGGGTCCTCCCCCGCCGCGGCCACCGCCCCCGTCCTGTCCGTCCGAGCCTGA
- a CDS encoding DNA topoisomerase IB, translating into MAAAPQRPATPRRPRLRRSDCHRPGITRRGHGRGFAYARADGTKVTDREELDRIRALAIPPAWRDVWISPHPNGHIQATGIDDAGRRQYLYHPRWRELKDREKFDRVLDLGDALPRARPVVTRLLRSSEPTEERACAAAFRLVDAAALRVGNEEYAQTNGSYGVTTMLVEHVRTDGDEVHLDFPGKSGHRWSLSLRDADLAAALAPLLERDPQETALAHPDAEGRWVPLTSARLNDFVRERCGPDFTAKDLRTWQGTVTAALALAARADTRPSHSARKKAVAAAVREVAEHLGNTPAIARKSYVDPRVVDRFLDGETIDAATYPAAERGLRAFLT; encoded by the coding sequence ATGGCCGCCGCCCCGCAGCGCCCCGCGACGCCCCGCCGCCCGCGCCTGCGGCGCAGCGACTGCCACCGCCCCGGTATCACCCGCCGCGGCCACGGGCGCGGCTTCGCCTACGCCCGTGCCGACGGCACGAAGGTCACGGACCGGGAGGAGCTCGACCGGATCCGGGCGCTGGCGATCCCGCCGGCGTGGCGCGACGTGTGGATCAGCCCGCACCCCAACGGCCACATCCAGGCCACCGGGATCGACGACGCCGGACGGCGCCAGTACCTCTACCACCCCCGCTGGCGGGAGCTGAAGGACCGGGAGAAGTTCGACCGGGTCCTGGACCTCGGCGACGCCCTGCCCCGGGCGCGGCCGGTCGTCACCCGGCTGCTGCGCTCGTCCGAGCCCACGGAGGAGCGGGCCTGCGCCGCGGCCTTCCGGCTCGTCGACGCCGCCGCCCTGCGCGTGGGCAACGAGGAGTACGCCCAGACCAACGGCTCCTACGGGGTGACCACCATGCTCGTCGAGCACGTGCGCACGGACGGGGACGAGGTCCACCTGGACTTCCCCGGCAAGAGCGGCCACCGCTGGTCGCTGAGCCTGCGGGACGCCGACCTCGCCGCGGCGCTCGCGCCCCTGCTCGAGCGCGACCCGCAGGAGACGGCCCTGGCCCACCCGGACGCCGAGGGGAGGTGGGTGCCCCTGACCAGCGCCCGCCTCAACGACTTCGTGCGGGAGCGGTGCGGGCCCGACTTCACGGCCAAGGACCTGCGCACCTGGCAGGGCACGGTCACCGCCGCGCTGGCCCTGGCCGCCCGGGCCGACACCCGGCCCTCGCACAGCGCCCGGAAGAAGGCGGTCGCCGCGGCCGTGCGCGAGGTCGCCGAGCACCTGGGCAACACCCCCGCGATCGCCCGGAAGTCCTACGTCGACCCCCGGGTCGTGGACCGCTTCCTCGACGGCGAGACCATCGACGCCGCCACCTACCCGGCCGCCGAGCGGGGCCTGCGGGCGTTCCTCACCTGA
- a CDS encoding GNAT family N-acetyltransferase gives MTTTAPDTTARPAPAGGGTAAPVRLATPGGILTLAPAVPDAPTVELLHAWLTHPRSAWWGMLDADADRVRRDLEELAASPYAGARLARLDGVPIGLVETYDPARVLLAGRYAHREGDAGMHLLLAPARTPVPGTSAALMAGVLRLLLDREGARRVVVEPDARNEAVHRLNARAGFTVHGPLELPGKTALLATCTRAQFEASELGPAARLLPDPPPAGEPAHLGRHPMRAAHRHLCCKALAEFAHERLLHPAPLGGDAWEVATADGRVRYRFRARRTALEHWVIDEGSLRRTVDGAAAEPDAQELVAELAPALGIPPALLGTYLEEIASTLASAAYKLVHRTRPAHALARAGFQEVEAAMTEGHPGFVANNGRIGLGVTEHDRWSPEAARPVELVWLAARRPLSRLDTVAGLDEADLVEAELDPAVRARFRARLEGLGLDPADYRWLPVHPHQWEHRVTVTFAPDLARRDLVLLGTSGDAHLAQQSIRTFFNATRPERHYVKTALAVQNMGFLRGLSPRYMRDTPAVNDWVAATVAADPVLAASRFTVLREVAAAGYTGDAYHRAAAAGHGEEGPHTRMLAALWRESPVPRLGPGERPATLASLLHVDAAGGSVAAEHVRASGLASAAWVRRLLDAYLAPVARCLLAHDLVFMPHGENVVLVLEGHVPSRVIMKDIGEEVAVVSDRPLPAGIERIRHVVDAPTAALSVHTDVFDGVLRHLAGILEDQGLLPAPRFWAQAGACLRALLEQDPATAQRYPLLAPRFRHSCLNRLQLRNTLQMVDLADQASSLQYAGELDNPVAGPAGGGPDGAGA, from the coding sequence ATGACCACCACCGCCCCCGACACCACCGCCCGGCCGGCCCCGGCCGGAGGCGGGACCGCCGCCCCGGTCCGCCTCGCGACCCCCGGCGGGATCCTCACCCTCGCCCCGGCCGTGCCCGACGCCCCCACCGTCGAGCTCCTCCACGCCTGGCTCACCCACCCCCGCTCCGCCTGGTGGGGGATGCTCGACGCCGACGCCGACCGGGTCCGCCGCGACCTCGAGGAGCTCGCCGCGTCCCCGTACGCCGGGGCCCGGCTCGCCCGCCTCGACGGCGTGCCGATCGGGCTCGTGGAGACCTACGACCCCGCCCGCGTGCTCCTCGCCGGCCGCTACGCGCACCGGGAGGGCGACGCCGGGATGCACCTGCTGCTCGCCCCGGCCCGCACCCCCGTGCCGGGCACGAGCGCCGCCCTGATGGCCGGGGTCCTCCGCCTGCTCCTGGACCGGGAGGGCGCCCGCCGCGTCGTCGTCGAGCCCGACGCGCGCAACGAGGCCGTCCACCGGCTCAACGCCCGCGCGGGCTTCACCGTCCACGGGCCGCTCGAGCTGCCCGGCAAGACCGCCCTGCTCGCCACCTGCACCCGCGCGCAGTTCGAGGCCTCCGAGCTCGGGCCCGCCGCCCGGCTGCTGCCCGACCCGCCCCCGGCCGGCGAGCCCGCCCACCTGGGCCGCCACCCGATGCGCGCCGCCCACCGCCACCTGTGCTGCAAGGCGCTCGCCGAGTTCGCCCACGAGCGCCTCCTGCACCCCGCACCCCTGGGCGGGGACGCCTGGGAGGTCGCCACCGCGGACGGGCGGGTGCGCTACCGCTTCCGCGCCCGCCGCACCGCCCTCGAGCACTGGGTCATCGACGAGGGCTCGCTGCGGCGCACGGTCGACGGCGCGGCCGCCGAGCCCGACGCCCAGGAGCTGGTCGCCGAGCTCGCCCCGGCCCTGGGCATCCCGCCCGCGCTGCTGGGAACCTACCTCGAGGAGATCGCGAGCACTCTCGCCTCGGCCGCCTACAAGCTCGTCCACCGCACCCGGCCCGCCCACGCCCTGGCCCGCGCCGGCTTCCAGGAGGTCGAGGCCGCCATGACCGAGGGCCACCCCGGCTTCGTGGCCAACAACGGCCGGATCGGGCTCGGGGTCACCGAGCACGACCGCTGGTCCCCCGAGGCCGCCCGTCCCGTCGAGCTCGTGTGGCTCGCCGCCCGCCGGCCCCTCAGCCGCCTGGACACGGTCGCCGGGCTCGACGAGGCGGACCTGGTCGAGGCGGAGCTCGACCCGGCGGTGCGGGCGCGGTTCCGGGCCCGGCTCGAGGGCCTCGGCCTGGACCCGGCGGACTACCGGTGGCTGCCCGTGCACCCCCACCAGTGGGAGCACCGGGTCACCGTGACCTTCGCCCCCGACCTCGCCCGCCGGGACCTCGTGCTGCTGGGCACGAGCGGCGACGCGCACCTGGCCCAGCAGTCGATCCGCACGTTCTTCAACGCGACCCGCCCCGAGCGCCACTACGTCAAGACCGCCCTGGCGGTGCAGAACATGGGCTTCCTGCGCGGGCTGTCCCCCCGGTACATGCGCGACACCCCGGCGGTCAACGACTGGGTGGCCGCGACCGTGGCCGCCGACCCGGTGCTCGCCGCGAGCCGGTTCACCGTGCTGCGGGAGGTCGCCGCGGCCGGCTACACCGGCGACGCCTACCACCGGGCCGCCGCGGCCGGTCACGGCGAGGAGGGCCCGCACACCAGGATGCTCGCGGCGCTGTGGCGGGAGAGCCCCGTGCCCCGCCTCGGCCCGGGGGAGCGGCCGGCGACCCTCGCCTCGCTGCTGCACGTGGACGCCGCCGGCGGGTCGGTCGCCGCCGAGCACGTGCGCGCCTCCGGGCTGGCCTCGGCCGCGTGGGTGCGCCGCCTGCTCGACGCCTACCTCGCCCCGGTGGCCCGGTGCCTGCTCGCCCACGATCTCGTGTTCATGCCCCACGGCGAGAACGTGGTGCTCGTGCTCGAGGGCCACGTCCCGTCCCGGGTGATCATGAAGGACATCGGCGAGGAGGTCGCGGTCGTCTCGGACCGGCCGCTGCCGGCGGGGATCGAGCGGATCCGCCACGTCGTGGACGCCCCCACCGCGGCCCTGTCCGTGCATACCGACGTCTTCGACGGCGTCCTGCGCCACCTCGCCGGGATCCTCGAGGACCAGGGGCTGCTGCCGGCCCCACGGTTCTGGGCGCAGGCCGGGGCGTGCCTGCGGGCGCTGCTGGAGCAGGACCCCGCCACGGCGCAGCGCTACCCGCTGCTGGCCCCGCGCTTCCGGCACTCCTGCCTGAACCGGCTGCAGCTGCGCAACACCCTGCAGATGGTCGACCTCGCCGACCAGGCCTCCTCCCTGCAGTACGCCGGGGAGCTCGACAACCCCGTGGCCGGGCCCGCCGGGGGCGGCCCGGACGGGGCCGGCGCGTGA
- a CDS encoding lysine N(6)-hydroxylase/L-ornithine N(5)-oxygenase family protein gives MGTATGRVHDLLGIGIGPFNLGLACLAEPLADLDAVFLDAREGFDWHPGLMLEDATIQVPFLADLVSLADPTSPYSFLNHLKQAGRLYPFYIREDFNPLRAEYSTYCRWASEQLGSLHWGREVVAVERDPAGDHYTVTARTRTGTERWRTRRLVLGVGTVPSLPACVDPGLEPVLHTGEYLHRREELLAQESVTVLGSGQSAAEVYRDLLERAGAGGPRVDWITRSPRFFPMEYTKLTLELTSPEYVDHFHGLDPDRRDRLNREHTSLYKGISAELVDGIHELLYRRSVHGHPAGLLTTSTTLTGAARDDDGLVLELHDDELGRSWRHRTGALVLGTGYRAEVPAFLDPVRDEIAWDAAGRYDVSRDYAIDRDRRRIWVQNAEVHTHGLTAPDLGMGAYRNSVILRAVTGREVYPVETAIAFQTFGIPQETA, from the coding sequence ATGGGCACGGCCACCGGGCGCGTCCACGACCTGCTGGGCATCGGCATCGGGCCGTTCAACCTGGGCCTGGCCTGCCTCGCCGAGCCGCTCGCGGACCTCGACGCCGTCTTCCTCGACGCCCGGGAGGGCTTCGACTGGCACCCCGGGCTGATGCTCGAGGACGCCACGATCCAGGTCCCCTTCCTCGCCGACCTCGTCAGCCTGGCCGACCCCACCTCCCCCTACTCCTTCCTCAACCACCTCAAGCAGGCCGGGCGGCTCTACCCCTTCTACATCCGCGAGGACTTCAACCCCCTGCGCGCCGAGTACAGCACCTACTGCCGGTGGGCGAGCGAGCAGCTGGGGAGCCTGCACTGGGGACGGGAGGTCGTCGCCGTCGAGCGCGATCCCGCCGGGGACCACTACACGGTCACGGCCCGGACCCGCACGGGCACCGAGCGGTGGCGCACCCGCCGGCTCGTGCTCGGGGTGGGCACCGTCCCCTCCCTGCCCGCGTGCGTGGACCCGGGGCTCGAGCCGGTGCTGCACACCGGCGAGTACCTGCACCGGCGCGAGGAGCTGCTCGCGCAGGAGTCCGTCACCGTGCTCGGCAGCGGCCAGTCCGCCGCGGAGGTCTACCGCGACCTGCTCGAGCGGGCCGGGGCGGGCGGGCCGCGGGTCGACTGGATCACCCGCTCCCCGCGCTTCTTCCCCATGGAGTACACGAAGCTGACCCTCGAGCTGACCTCCCCCGAGTACGTCGACCACTTCCACGGCCTCGACCCCGACCGCCGCGACCGGCTCAACCGGGAGCACACGAGCCTGTACAAGGGCATCAGCGCGGAGCTCGTCGACGGGATCCACGAGCTGCTCTACCGCCGCTCGGTGCACGGCCACCCCGCCGGGCTGCTCACCACGTCCACGACCCTCACCGGCGCCGCCCGCGACGACGACGGGCTCGTCCTCGAGCTGCACGACGACGAGCTGGGCCGGTCCTGGCGCCACCGCACCGGGGCGCTCGTGCTCGGCACCGGCTACCGGGCCGAGGTGCCCGCCTTCCTCGACCCGGTCCGCGACGAGATCGCCTGGGACGCCGCCGGCCGCTACGACGTCTCCCGCGACTACGCGATCGACCGGGACCGCCGCCGCATCTGGGTGCAGAACGCCGAGGTGCACACCCACGGGCTGACCGCCCCCGACCTCGGCATGGGCGCCTACCGCAACAGCGTCATCCTCCGGGCCGTCACCGGCCGGGAGGTCTACCCCGTCGAGACCGCCATCGCCTTCCAGACCTTCGGCATCCCCCAGGAGACCGCATGA
- a CDS encoding FecCD family ABC transporter permease, with protein MSTVLDRVPAPPATPQGVAVLRRARARRTRRAVALLALALLAVLAVRVLLGRYTVTVPDFVAILGGARIPGASFIVLQEKLPRAVLGALAGAALGCSGALFRRVLRNPLASPDVLGITYGAATGAVAGTALWGLRGAAVSWTALAGALLAAALIGAASVRVRGGAGIVGERFLLAGIGVAALCQALTAALLVRLSLNSAQDAAVWTAGSLNAATWERIGVLGACLLLLVPVALAAHRALEPAELGPELAAGLGARPASARGLALVTGVLLAAAATAATGPLAFVALVSTPIATALTRGRTSILACALVGAVVVVAADGLGADLLARTDLPAGVVTGAIGAPVMLWLLVKQRKGNVG; from the coding sequence GTGAGCACCGTCCTGGACCGCGTCCCCGCGCCACCGGCCACCCCGCAGGGGGTGGCCGTGCTGCGCCGCGCCCGGGCCCGGCGCACCCGCCGGGCCGTGGCCCTGCTCGCCCTCGCGCTGCTGGCCGTGCTGGCCGTGCGCGTGCTGCTGGGCCGCTACACCGTGACCGTCCCCGACTTCGTGGCGATCCTGGGCGGGGCCCGGATCCCGGGGGCGAGCTTCATCGTGCTCCAGGAGAAGCTGCCCCGCGCCGTGCTGGGCGCCCTCGCCGGGGCCGCCCTGGGCTGCTCCGGGGCGCTGTTCCGCCGCGTGCTGCGCAATCCGCTGGCCAGCCCGGACGTGCTGGGCATCACCTACGGGGCCGCCACGGGCGCGGTGGCCGGCACCGCCCTGTGGGGGCTGCGCGGGGCCGCCGTGTCGTGGACCGCCCTGGCGGGGGCCCTGCTGGCCGCGGCCCTGATCGGCGCCGCCTCGGTGCGGGTCCGGGGCGGGGCCGGGATCGTCGGCGAGCGCTTCCTGCTCGCGGGCATCGGGGTGGCCGCCCTGTGCCAGGCCCTCACGGCCGCGCTGCTCGTGCGCCTGTCCCTGAACTCCGCCCAGGACGCCGCGGTGTGGACGGCCGGGTCGCTCAACGCGGCCACGTGGGAGCGGATCGGAGTCCTGGGGGCCTGCCTGCTGCTGCTCGTGCCCGTGGCCCTCGCCGCCCACCGGGCGCTGGAGCCGGCCGAGCTGGGCCCCGAGCTGGCCGCGGGGCTGGGCGCGCGCCCCGCGTCCGCGCGCGGGCTCGCCCTGGTCACCGGCGTGCTGCTGGCCGCCGCGGCGACCGCGGCCACGGGGCCGCTGGCCTTCGTGGCGCTGGTCTCCACCCCGATCGCGACCGCCCTCACCCGGGGGCGGACCTCGATCCTCGCGTGCGCGCTCGTGGGCGCCGTGGTCGTGGTGGCCGCCGACGGGCTGGGGGCGGACCTGCTCGCCCGCACCGACCTGCCCGCCGGTGTGGTCACGGGCGCGATCGGCGCGCCCGTGATGCTGTGGCTGCTCGTGAAGCAGCGGAAGGGGAACGTGGGATGA